Proteins co-encoded in one Flavivirga eckloniae genomic window:
- a CDS encoding glycosyltransferase family 2 protein: MDTSTVKIILQILHYLFFGYAFAAISSYIILSVISGKETIEYLKKNSFVNYKDILSSTISPSITIIAPAYNESLNVVENVRSLLSNHYVNYNVIIINDGSSDDSLERLIEAYDLEKIDFIINEKIKTQPLRAGVFKSKNPAFEKLTVVDKQNGGKADALNMGLNISRSKYVACIDVDCLLLEDALQKMIKPFLEETDAKVIATGGVIRIANSCIIRGGKLIDVNLPKALLVQSQILEYLRAFLLGRMAWSRLNGLLVISGAFGIFDKETAIAVGGYDTNTVGEDMEIIVRMRRYMEEKNEKYKVSYIPDPLCWTEAPDSYKIFISQRNRWTRGTIETLKKHRKIGFNRNYGSFGMLSYPYWLIFERLAPIIETIGIIYFVILVILKEVRWEYALSFLLLAYIFSVLFSIIALYSEELTFHQYKKKGTGYKLVLLTALEPFVLHPFILYAAIKGNYDYYFNKKKKWGVMLRKGLASN; the protein is encoded by the coding sequence ATGGATACCAGTACAGTTAAAATAATTTTACAAATACTGCATTACCTGTTTTTTGGCTATGCCTTTGCAGCCATTTCCTCTTATATCATTCTATCGGTAATATCTGGTAAAGAGACTATAGAATATCTTAAAAAAAACAGCTTTGTTAATTATAAAGATATTCTCTCGTCTACCATATCACCATCAATAACCATAATTGCCCCAGCTTATAACGAAAGCCTAAATGTTGTGGAAAATGTAAGATCGTTATTATCTAACCATTATGTCAATTATAATGTAATTATTATTAACGACGGGAGTTCAGATGACAGTTTAGAACGACTTATAGAAGCTTACGATTTAGAAAAAATCGATTTTATAATCAATGAAAAGATTAAAACCCAACCCTTACGCGCCGGTGTATTTAAATCCAAAAACCCAGCTTTCGAAAAGTTAACGGTTGTAGACAAACAAAACGGCGGAAAAGCAGACGCTTTAAACATGGGATTAAATATTAGTAGAAGTAAGTATGTTGCATGTATAGATGTAGACTGTTTACTACTTGAAGATGCCCTTCAAAAAATGATTAAGCCTTTTTTAGAAGAAACCGATGCCAAAGTAATAGCTACAGGAGGCGTTATTCGTATAGCCAATTCGTGTATTATTAGAGGTGGTAAACTAATTGATGTTAACCTACCTAAAGCCCTTTTGGTACAATCTCAAATACTGGAATATCTAAGAGCATTTTTATTGGGCAGAATGGCATGGAGTCGGTTAAATGGTTTGTTGGTGATATCTGGTGCTTTTGGCATATTCGATAAAGAAACAGCTATTGCAGTGGGCGGATACGACACCAATACTGTTGGAGAAGACATGGAGATAATTGTACGTATGCGACGGTATATGGAAGAAAAAAACGAAAAATACAAAGTCTCCTATATTCCAGATCCATTATGCTGGACCGAAGCTCCGGATAGCTATAAAATATTTATTTCCCAGCGTAACAGATGGACCCGGGGTACCATTGAAACACTAAAGAAACATCGAAAAATCGGATTCAACAGAAACTATGGCTCCTTTGGTATGCTAAGTTATCCCTACTGGTTAATATTCGAACGTTTGGCCCCCATTATAGAAACAATTGGTATTATTTATTTTGTTATTCTAGTTATACTAAAAGAAGTAAGATGGGAATACGCGCTTTCATTCCTTCTTCTGGCATATATCTTTTCGGTATTGTTTTCAATAATAGCACTCTATTCCGAAGAATTGACCTTTCATCAATATAAAAAGAAAGGCACAGGTTACAAATTGGTTTTACTAACAGCACTAGAACCATTTGTGTTACATCCCTTTATTCTATATGCTGCCATAAAGGGGAATTACGATTACTATTTCAATAAGAAAAAGAAATGGGGAGTCATGCTAAGAAAAGGCTTAGCCTCAAATTAA
- a CDS encoding HEAT repeat domain-containing protein yields MVIYQYLIDYFNEAPLLIKLAWATSGTLSVAIVILTIYLKLIRSALRKKDKESTKFKETYEASLIEYLYSSSEDGTINDLQLSIIEKLKASVHIKSKRKIIISILYKLMNEVSGEMSDLIKTLYFKTGLYDYALSRLKNKNWYIIAKGIGELTRFKIEEAHDLVQPFIKHPRREVRKETQLYMVNMFRFKGLSFLNDLKTPLSEWAQVQLLETLQKFDDQQICDIKPWLESTNKTVVLFALKLAEIYNQFEVKDTLMELLSHPSKKVRVRTIQVLTSLYGIEAKEMLKANFNELSLEEQISFFGLLEKLVVPSDEPFIEKHLFHKNFEIQLLALKILKSINLDKFQGLSKSPKNKGNKKILKFVNNI; encoded by the coding sequence ATGGTAATTTACCAATACCTTATCGACTATTTTAACGAAGCCCCATTGCTAATAAAACTGGCTTGGGCTACTAGTGGCACACTATCTGTTGCCATAGTTATTCTTACGATATACTTAAAGCTAATACGATCTGCCCTTAGAAAAAAAGACAAAGAAAGCACCAAATTTAAAGAAACATACGAAGCTTCACTAATTGAATATCTGTACTCCAGTTCGGAGGATGGAACTATTAACGATCTTCAATTATCCATCATAGAAAAACTAAAAGCTTCAGTACATATAAAATCGAAACGTAAAATCATTATTTCCATTCTATATAAATTAATGAATGAAGTATCAGGCGAAATGTCTGATTTAATTAAAACACTCTATTTTAAAACAGGGCTTTACGATTATGCCCTCTCCCGTTTAAAAAACAAAAATTGGTACATCATCGCGAAAGGTATCGGGGAGCTAACACGCTTTAAAATTGAAGAAGCACACGACCTTGTACAACCGTTTATTAAACATCCAAGACGTGAGGTAAGAAAAGAAACCCAGCTATACATGGTTAACATGTTTCGGTTTAAAGGGCTTTCATTTTTAAACGATTTAAAAACACCATTATCTGAATGGGCACAGGTACAACTTCTGGAAACTCTTCAAAAGTTTGACGATCAGCAAATTTGCGATATCAAACCCTGGTTAGAGTCAACAAACAAAACAGTGGTTTTATTTGCTCTAAAACTCGCCGAAATTTATAATCAATTTGAAGTTAAAGACACCTTAATGGAGCTATTATCCCACCCTTCAAAAAAGGTTCGGGTTAGAACAATTCAAGTACTAACCAGTTTATATGGTATAGAAGCAAAAGAAATGCTAAAAGCCAATTTCAATGAACTTAGCTTAGAAGAGCAGATTAGTTTTTTTGGTTTACTCGAAAAATTAGTGGTGCCGTCTGATGAACCTTTTATTGAAAAGCACCTTTTCCATAAAAATTTCGAAATACAGCTATTAGCACTTAAAATATTAAAATCGATCAATCTAGATAAGTTTCAGGGACTTAGTAAATCCCCGAAAAACAAAGGCAATAAAAAGATATTAAAGTTTGTAAATAATATATAA
- a CDS encoding response regulator transcription factor, translated as MDKKKIVLAEDNSTLSLLLKFRLEKEGYELFMAKDGREAVNLIEQENPDLILTDIMMPFVSGLEVISHMRLKLDSGTPIIVFSSAGQEEMVLKAFNLGANDFMGKPFSPNELIIRVKRLIS; from the coding sequence ATGGACAAGAAAAAAATTGTTTTAGCAGAAGACAACTCTACGCTTTCATTATTATTGAAGTTTAGGTTAGAAAAAGAGGGCTATGAATTGTTTATGGCAAAAGACGGCAGAGAAGCTGTAAACTTAATTGAACAGGAAAACCCCGATTTAATCCTAACAGATATTATGATGCCTTTTGTTAGCGGGTTGGAAGTAATAAGTCATATGAGATTGAAATTAGATTCAGGCACACCAATAATTGTCTTCTCATCTGCCGGTCAAGAAGAAATGGTTCTAAAAGCATTCAATTTAGGTGCTAACGATTTTATGGGAAAACCATTTAGTCCAAACGAATTAATAATTAGAGTAAAAAGACTTATAAGCTAA
- a CDS encoding Hpt domain-containing protein: MIKSNYHYINIDIVRENTLDDISIIKEIMELFLELIDEYIEALTLQVPAKNWQTLFKATHKIKPNISMFGISELESTILQLESNFKNEQNLDTIETLVNHCLTVFKAVKEEIQSEIKINS, encoded by the coding sequence ATGATAAAATCAAATTATCACTATATCAATATTGATATAGTGAGAGAAAATACTCTAGACGATATTTCTATTATTAAAGAAATAATGGAACTATTTCTTGAACTTATAGATGAGTATATTGAAGCTTTAACGTTACAAGTTCCTGCTAAGAATTGGCAAACCTTGTTTAAAGCTACCCACAAAATAAAACCAAACATAAGTATGTTTGGTATTTCAGAGCTAGAGTCAACCATACTTCAATTAGAGTCCAACTTTAAAAACGAACAAAACCTAGATACCATAGAAACTCTGGTGAACCATTGCTTAACTGTTTTTAAAGCCGTAAAAGAGGAAATACAATCCGAAATTAAAATCAATTCATAA
- a CDS encoding DUF3078 domain-containing protein, with translation MKRLLLPLILLIGITLTHAQQTLEELKAEQKPKKDSIAAIQARVDAIQAKIDALPGWKKGAFGTIGGSISSFKNWYAQGTPNNNSGNIGFTVNAFANLNKEKFFWRNSANVNLSWVKLDDKDDPTDSDEFQEATDVFNITSLYGHKLSEKFALSGLAEYRTTLLSNFNDPGYLDLGVGATWTPIKDLVVVVHPGNYNFVFSKGDTVFESSLGAKILIDYVKQIKAISFKTNFSMFQSYENSNLSNWTWTNSFGYTIWKKIGVGFDFGLRDNKQEALNFALAQTPPTATSFDDVDNDLQSYWMFGLNYKF, from the coding sequence ATGAAAAGACTATTACTACCACTTATCCTATTAATTGGAATTACCTTAACACATGCACAACAAACCTTAGAAGAGCTAAAAGCAGAACAAAAACCTAAAAAAGATTCTATTGCAGCAATTCAGGCTCGGGTAGATGCCATTCAAGCAAAAATTGATGCACTCCCAGGATGGAAAAAGGGCGCTTTTGGTACCATAGGAGGTAGCATTTCCAGTTTTAAAAACTGGTATGCGCAAGGCACTCCAAACAACAATTCGGGAAACATTGGATTTACCGTTAATGCATTTGCTAATCTAAATAAAGAAAAATTCTTTTGGAGAAACAGTGCCAATGTAAACCTCTCTTGGGTAAAGTTAGATGATAAAGACGACCCAACAGACAGCGACGAGTTTCAAGAAGCAACAGACGTTTTTAACATTACCTCTTTATACGGACACAAACTAAGTGAAAAATTTGCACTTTCCGGATTGGCTGAATACAGAACAACATTACTAAGCAATTTTAACGATCCGGGGTATTTAGATTTAGGGGTTGGAGCCACCTGGACACCAATAAAAGACCTCGTTGTAGTAGTACATCCTGGAAATTACAACTTTGTTTTTAGTAAAGGAGATACTGTTTTCGAATCATCGTTAGGAGCAAAAATCCTTATCGATTATGTCAAGCAAATTAAAGCGATTAGTTTTAAAACAAACTTTTCAATGTTTCAAAGCTACGAGAACTCAAATTTATCCAACTGGACTTGGACAAATTCTTTCGGATATACCATATGGAAGAAGATTGGTGTTGGTTTTGATTTTGGTTTGAGAGACAACAAACAAGAAGCACTTAACTTTGCCTTAGCGCAAACACCACCTACAGCGACCTCTTTTGACGATGTTGATAATGATTTACAAAGTTATTGGATGTTCGGACTGAACTACAAGTTCTAA
- a CDS encoding DUF2480 family protein, with protein MKDEIINRVASSKLETIDLEDYYPEGQRILFDIKDWLFEGFVLREKNFRTQALEHDWSQYQDSYVALTCSSDAIIPGWAYMLLSIHLEPFTKKTVVGDLEMLETSIYQDILNQLDVTPFKDKPVIIKGCSKKPVPQNAYIMLSNKLKPFAKSIMYGEACSSVPLYKNK; from the coding sequence ATGAAAGACGAGATCATAAATCGCGTAGCGAGTAGCAAGTTAGAAACAATCGACCTTGAAGATTATTATCCAGAAGGACAACGTATACTTTTTGATATTAAAGATTGGTTGTTTGAAGGCTTTGTATTGCGTGAAAAAAACTTTAGAACTCAAGCTTTAGAACATGACTGGTCTCAATATCAAGATAGCTATGTAGCTTTAACATGCAGTAGCGATGCCATTATTCCTGGATGGGCATATATGCTCCTTAGTATTCATTTAGAACCTTTTACAAAAAAAACAGTTGTTGGAGATTTAGAAATGTTGGAAACTTCTATTTACCAAGACATTTTAAATCAACTAGATGTTACCCCATTTAAAGACAAGCCTGTTATTATAAAAGGCTGCTCCAAAAAACCAGTACCGCAAAATGCTTACATCATGCTTTCCAATAAATTAAAGCCTTTTGCTAAGTCCATAATGTATGGTGAAGCCTGTTCTTCTGTTCCTCTTTACAAAAACAAATAA
- a CDS encoding SUF system Fe-S cluster assembly protein, whose translation MSETTIDTNALGEKIVNVLKTIYDPEIPVDIYELGLIYDVFVNEDYDVKILMTLTTPNCPVAETLPLEVEEKVKSLNDVKSAEVEITFDPPWTQELMSEEAKLELGML comes from the coding sequence ATGAGTGAAACAACAATAGATACAAACGCATTAGGCGAAAAAATAGTAAATGTTTTAAAAACTATTTACGATCCGGAAATCCCTGTAGACATTTACGAACTAGGATTAATTTACGATGTATTTGTTAACGAAGATTATGATGTAAAAATCTTAATGACCTTAACAACACCTAATTGCCCTGTAGCAGAAACATTACCATTAGAAGTTGAAGAAAAAGTAAAATCTTTAAACGACGTAAAAAGTGCCGAGGTAGAAATTACATTCGATCCGCCTTGGACACAAGAACTTATGAGTGAAGAAGCTAAATTGGAGTTAGGGATGCTTTAA